CTAGGGTAGCCAGCGTGGCAAGCAGTTGTTTCCGCATGGGATAGACTCTCTACGGTTGTCGTTATTGGATGTGGTTCTTGTAACTTTCAGGTAACGCTTACGTGATCTTGAAACATGCATCCCACGGGCTCAAATCGACGTTCAAGAAGGCTGACTTCGTAAAATACGATGGCTAGAAACGCTGCTATAACGGGCTTTTAAATCCGCCCCATCACGGCCGTACGACCAAAGATGAATACCGAGCTCCTTTAATCAACCGCTGTTTAGCTTGGTTTAGGCCATTGAAAGGGTAGCTATTGGTGCTTTGCTTTCTCAAACCACGAAGTCATAAGGAGAATTTCTTGAGCTATTGCTCATTCTCTTTCAGGGTAAGGTGATCCACCAAATGCCGGGCAGTCACGTGAAGCGAGGCGTAACGGCGCATGCCAATCACCAGTTCTCTCTGGGCCCAAGGGTCGCTCAGCGGGATGCTTTTCAGCTGCAGATCGCCTAAGTCACGGTAGATGGTTTGCTCAGGCAGTACGCCAACGCCCATACCATGGTGGATCATGCGGCAAATGGCATCGAAACTGCGCACTTGAATGCGCATGCGTAGCGCTTTACCTGCTAGGTTAGCTTGCTCATTCAACAGCGATTGCAGCGAGGCATCCTGCTGTAAGCCAATAAAATCGAAGGCCAGCGCTTCATTAAAAGCGATGCTCTCGCGCCCAGCCAAAGGATGATCGATAGGGGTCATCAACACGAGTCGATCTTGTCGATAGGAGAGCTGCTGAAGGTCGGGCGCCGCCACATGGCCGGCAAAGATACCGATATCGGTCAGGCCATCGCGAACGGCAGCGATAATTTCACTGCTGACCCGCTCCTGAAGATCAATTTTGATTTCAGGATAGAGGCGAGAAAAGGCGCTGAGATCCTGGGGAAGAAAGGCAATGATTGCCGAGGTATTGGAGTGGATACGCACATGGCCGCGCACGCCTTCCCCGTACTCGCTGAGTTCGGCCTGCAGGCGCTCAATGTTATCCATAATACGCCGGGCATGGTGAAGAAACGCTTGGCCTGCGGGCGTCAGCTCCACCCCTCGTGGCCGTCGATAGAGCAGCGTGGTGCCCACCAGCGCTTCCAGGTCACTTATTCGCTTACTCACCGCAGCTAGCGCTAAGTGTTCACGCTCCGCTGCCGCCGTCAAACGACCCTCATCCGCCACGGAGATAAACAGTTTAAGGGTGACAAAATCAAAGCGGCGCATCCCACGAACTCCTTGAAAGCAAGCTCCCTATGGTAGCCCACACCTTCGCCAGCCACGAACCCTTTGTTACCCATTGCCTAATTGTCCCCTCTAGTTAGCTCACGCATGCTGGCAACATAGTAAAAATCCAATGATAAGAGAGAGCCTTAATGAATGCTTCCGAAGCGCGCCAGCTTCCGCTACAGGGCTTAAAAGTACTTGAGCTTGGCCAACTGATTGCAGGGCCTTTCGCCACCAAACTGCTGGGCGAATTCGGTGCCGACGTGATTAAAATCGAGCCCCCCGGCACTGGCGACCCACTTCGCAAATGGCGAATGATTGAAGACGGCACCTCGCTCTGGTGGCATGTGCAAACCCGCAACAAGCGCTCGGTCGCGTTAGATTTACGCAGCGAAGAGGGCCAAGACCTGGTGCGCCAGCTCGCCGCCGAGGCCGATGTGGTGGTGGAAAACTTCCGCCCCGGCACGTTAGACAACTGGGGGCTAGGCTGGGAA
This Vreelandella neptunia DNA region includes the following protein-coding sequences:
- a CDS encoding LysR family transcriptional regulator translates to MRRFDFVTLKLFISVADEGRLTAAAEREHLALAAVSKRISDLEALVGTTLLYRRPRGVELTPAGQAFLHHARRIMDNIERLQAELSEYGEGVRGHVRIHSNTSAIIAFLPQDLSAFSRLYPEIKIDLQERVSSEIIAAVRDGLTDIGIFAGHVAAPDLQQLSYRQDRLVLMTPIDHPLAGRESIAFNEALAFDFIGLQQDASLQSLLNEQANLAGKALRMRIQVRSFDAICRMIHHGMGVGVLPEQTIYRDLGDLQLKSIPLSDPWAQRELVIGMRRYASLHVTARHLVDHLTLKENEQ